A window from Theobroma cacao cultivar B97-61/B2 chromosome 3, Criollo_cocoa_genome_V2, whole genome shotgun sequence encodes these proteins:
- the LOC18606449 gene encoding dehydration-responsive element-binding protein 1B, producing the protein MDISSQFSDLFSCRSYSMPADRVEPSSSSEAGTVRRAVHSDEEVLVLATSRPKKRAGRRIFKETRHPIFRGVRRRNKDKWVCELREPNKKTRIWLGTYPTPEMAARAHDVAALAFRGKAACLNFADSAWRLPVPASNDAVDIRRAAAEAAEAFRPQELDVLSSSDAKQESVKASDGDVSSSTGNLGNSKIVSEKVHFLDEEAMFDMPKLLVSMAEGLLLSPPRNWDDSDSDIDVSLWSYSI; encoded by the coding sequence ATGGATATTTCAAGCCAATTCTCTGATCTTTTCTCCTGCAGGTCTTACTCTATGCCAGCTGATAGAGTGGAGCCGTCGTCATCGTCTGAAGCGGGCACTGTTCGCCGGGCTGTTCACTCTGATGAAGAAGTACTTGTACTTGCAACTAGCAGGCCTAAGAAACGTGCAGGGCGGAGAATATTCAAGGAGACACGTCATCCGATTTTTAGAGGGGTTCGAAGAAGGAACAAAGACAAGTGGGTATGTGAATTGCGGGAGCCTAATAAAAAGACTCGCATTTGGCTTGGTACTTATCCCACCCCAGAAATGGCTGCACGGGCACATGATGTAGCTGCATTAGCATTCAGAGGCAAGGCTGCCTGCCTTAATTTCGCTGACTCTGCTTGGAGGTTGCCTGTGCCAGCTTCAAATGATGCAGTCGATATCAGGAGAGCAGCAGCTGAGGCAGCTGAAGCATTTAGGCCTCAAGAATTGGATGTACTTTCGAGCAGCGATGCGAAGCAGGAAAGCGTCAAGGCTTCTGATGGTGACGTTTCCAGCAGCACGGGTAACTTAGGGAACAGTAAAATAGTGTCAGAGAAAGTTCACTTCCTTGACGAAGAAGCAATGTTCGACATGCCAAAGTTGCTCGTCAGCATGGCTGAAGGCCTTCTACTTTCTCCACCTAGGAATTGGGATGATTCTGATAGTGATATTGATGTGTCTTTGTGGAGTTACTCCATTTGA